Proteins encoded by one window of Phycisphaeraceae bacterium:
- the crcB gene encoding fluoride efflux transporter CrcB, with protein sequence MYTGLYHLGLLFVGGGVGTLLRFGVVRWVHTAGPGGFPYGTLAVNIIGCFAIGALWHTLATTWAVREEVRLALLVGLIGGFTTFSTFGLETIQLWSDGHQARAIVYVLASNIFGLAAVLAGLSLFPGVKEHAT encoded by the coding sequence ATGTATACGGGGCTCTACCATCTTGGCCTGCTGTTCGTCGGGGGTGGCGTCGGAACGCTGCTTCGCTTTGGCGTGGTGCGTTGGGTGCATACCGCCGGGCCGGGCGGGTTTCCGTACGGCACGCTGGCGGTCAATATCATCGGCTGCTTTGCCATCGGCGCGCTCTGGCACACGCTGGCGACGACCTGGGCGGTGCGCGAGGAGGTCCGGCTGGCGCTGCTCGTCGGGCTGATCGGCGGCTTCACAACATTTTCGACCTTCGGGCTTGAGACGATCCAGCTGTGGTCCGATGGCCATCAAGCGCGGGCGATTGTGTATGTGCTGGCGTCCAATATCTTCGGGCTGGCGGCGGTGCTCGCGGGGCTGAGTCTGTTTCCCGGAGTCAAGGAGCACGCGACATGA
- a CDS encoding DMT family transporter: MGGNTSGQSSSGQWAGMLTIALTLVGWSVTPVFISYLSPHIDFWTNNGWRYGMAALVWMPVLIIGARKGKIPPGLLRKALVPSAVNVVAQILFTSGFYLIDPAMLIIGLRMQIIFVAIGAAILFAGERSVIASRGFIIGASLATAGTVGVMVFELGEGAGNDRIVAGMALAIGSGAGFGGYGLAVRHCMRGVPSYFAFAAISQVTAGVLLVLMLIMAKDHGAVPLSLSPGLFGLLMLSAFTGIAGTHVLYYMSITRLGVAVSTAVLQLQPFGVGIISYFVLGERLSLPQWMCGVVAIGGAGLVLYIQHTMRHVPTVEPEIEDFAQLPPDAVAAAVIAERETAAVE, translated from the coding sequence TTGGGAGGCAATACGTCGGGGCAGTCGTCGAGCGGACAGTGGGCAGGCATGCTGACGATCGCGCTGACGCTCGTCGGGTGGTCGGTCACGCCGGTCTTCATTTCGTACCTCTCGCCGCACATCGACTTCTGGACCAACAACGGCTGGCGCTACGGCATGGCGGCGCTGGTCTGGATGCCGGTGCTCATCATCGGCGCGCGCAAAGGAAAGATCCCGCCGGGGCTGCTGCGCAAGGCGCTCGTGCCCTCAGCGGTCAATGTCGTGGCGCAGATCCTCTTCACAAGCGGGTTCTACCTGATCGATCCGGCCATGCTCATCATCGGGCTGCGCATGCAGATCATCTTCGTCGCGATCGGTGCGGCCATTCTCTTCGCGGGCGAGCGCTCGGTCATCGCGTCCAGGGGATTTATCATCGGCGCGAGCCTCGCCACAGCGGGCACGGTGGGCGTGATGGTGTTCGAGCTGGGCGAAGGGGCGGGAAACGACCGGATTGTCGCGGGAATGGCCCTGGCCATCGGGTCGGGCGCGGGCTTTGGCGGCTACGGGCTTGCGGTGCGGCACTGCATGCGGGGGGTGCCGTCGTACTTCGCCTTCGCCGCGATCAGTCAGGTCACGGCGGGCGTGCTGCTGGTGCTCATGCTCATCATGGCCAAAGATCACGGGGCGGTGCCGCTCTCACTCAGCCCGGGTTTGTTCGGCCTGCTGATGCTCTCGGCCTTCACGGGCATCGCGGGCACGCACGTGCTGTACTACATGAGCATCACGCGCCTGGGCGTGGCCGTCTCGACTGCGGTACTTCAGTTGCAGCCCTTCGGCGTCGGGATCATCTCGTACTTCGTGCTCGGCGAAAGACTCAGCCTGCCGCAGTGGATGTGCGGGGTTGTGGCCATCGGCGGGGCGGGCCTTGTGCTGTACATTCAGCACACCATGCGCCATGTGCCGACGGTCGAGCCAGAGATCGAGGATTTCGCGCAGCTCCCGCCCGATGCCGTCGCGGCCGCGGTCATCGCCGAGCGCGAGACTGCGGCGGTTGAGTGA
- a CDS encoding SLC13 family permease: protein MTIEVLLVLATLVGVLGLLAATRIAADAILAAALVFMLAVPYPKDGVWKLGILSSSDGLAGFSNSGMLTVGVLFVVVAGLRETGGIDFIASRLLGKPRSERGAIVRVMTPVWGMSAFLNNTPVVAMMIPAVQDWARKLNLAPSKLMIPLSYSAILGGTCSLIGTSTNLVVAGMLIATLAAAGDVVDPANMRALRMFDITWVGLPTAIIAALFLIFIGPKLLPGRKASTNLMVDPKEYSLELIVPEGSSMAGKTVEAAGLRALPGCYLVEIERGGDILSAVGPDQILREGDRLVFAGVVDSIKELANARGLALATNQVFKLDSPRYRRRLFETVVAPGSRLAGRTIRESRFRNLYNGAVIAVARNGERIRGKLGDIRLKGGDLLLVESDPGFVDRVGSSRDFLLVSKLEDSTPRRHGRAPLAVAILVAMVALATFEVYPMLTAAMLAAGAMVLTRCCTITEARRSIDWSVLIVIGAALGIGTAMDKTGAARLIAGTVIGLFGSNPHPWLLLLAIYIVTSFFTEIITNNAAVALAFPIALATANALDVNFMPFVIAIMMAGSASFATPLGYQTNLMVYGPGGYTFKDFLKIGVPMNVVVGICAVILAPIVFPF from the coding sequence ATGACGATCGAAGTTCTGCTTGTGCTCGCAACGCTGGTCGGAGTGCTGGGCCTGCTGGCGGCAACTCGCATTGCGGCCGATGCGATTCTCGCCGCTGCACTCGTGTTCATGCTCGCCGTGCCGTATCCGAAAGATGGCGTCTGGAAACTGGGCATCCTTTCGAGCAGCGACGGGCTGGCGGGGTTCAGCAACTCGGGCATGCTGACGGTGGGTGTGCTGTTTGTCGTGGTCGCCGGGCTGCGCGAGACGGGCGGGATCGACTTCATCGCCAGCCGTCTGCTCGGCAAGCCCAGGAGCGAACGCGGCGCAATCGTGCGCGTCATGACCCCCGTGTGGGGCATGAGCGCGTTTCTCAACAACACGCCCGTCGTGGCGATGATGATTCCAGCTGTTCAGGACTGGGCCCGCAAACTCAACCTCGCGCCCAGCAAACTCATGATCCCGCTGAGTTACTCGGCCATTCTTGGCGGCACGTGCTCGCTCATCGGCACGAGCACGAACCTCGTGGTCGCGGGGATGCTCATTGCCACGCTCGCGGCTGCGGGCGATGTTGTTGACCCTGCCAACATGCGGGCACTGCGGATGTTCGACATCACATGGGTCGGACTGCCGACGGCGATCATCGCGGCGCTGTTCCTGATCTTCATCGGGCCCAAACTGCTGCCCGGGCGCAAGGCCTCGACGAACCTGATGGTGGACCCCAAGGAATACTCGCTCGAACTCATCGTGCCCGAGGGCAGCTCGATGGCGGGCAAGACCGTCGAAGCCGCCGGGCTGCGGGCGCTGCCGGGGTGCTATCTGGTCGAGATCGAGCGCGGGGGCGACATTCTCTCGGCGGTCGGGCCCGATCAGATTCTGCGCGAGGGCGACCGGCTGGTGTTTGCCGGCGTCGTCGATTCGATCAAGGAACTGGCCAACGCGCGCGGGCTGGCGCTGGCGACCAATCAGGTCTTCAAGCTCGACTCGCCGCGCTATCGCCGCCGGTTGTTCGAGACCGTCGTCGCACCCGGGTCACGTCTGGCCGGACGCACGATCCGCGAGTCGCGCTTTCGCAACCTCTATAATGGCGCGGTCATCGCGGTGGCACGCAACGGCGAACGCATCCGCGGCAAGCTCGGTGACATCAGGCTCAAGGGCGGCGACCTGCTGCTCGTGGAGTCTGACCCGGGCTTTGTCGATCGCGTCGGGAGTTCTCGCGACTTTCTGCTCGTGAGCAAGCTCGAGGATTCAACGCCGCGAAGGCACGGACGCGCGCCGCTGGCGGTGGCCATCCTCGTTGCGATGGTGGCGCTGGCGACCTTCGAGGTCTATCCGATGCTCACCGCGGCGATGCTCGCTGCCGGGGCCATGGTGCTCACACGCTGCTGCACCATCACCGAAGCGCGGCGCAGTATCGACTGGAGCGTGCTGATCGTCATCGGCGCGGCGCTGGGCATCGGAACGGCGATGGACAAGACAGGTGCGGCGCGACTCATCGCCGGAACCGTGATCGGCCTCTTCGGGTCCAACCCGCATCCGTGGCTGCTCCTGCTGGCGATCTACATCGTGACGAGTTTCTTCACCGAGATCATCACGAACAACGCTGCGGTGGCGCTGGCCTTCCCGATCGCACTGGCGACGGCCAACGCGCTGGATGTGAACTTCATGCCGTTCGTCATCGCGATCATGATGGCCGGGTCGGCGAGTTTCGCCACGCCGCTGGGCTACCAGACGAACCTGATGGTCTATGGTCCGGGCGGGTACACGTTCAAGGACTTCCTCAAGATCGGCGTGCCGATGAATGTGGTTGTGGGGATCTGCGCGGTGATTCTTGCGCCGATCGTGTTCCCGTTCTGA
- the mutL gene encoding DNA mismatch repair endonuclease MutL, translating into MAPRIARLSPLLAGQIAAGEVIERPASVVKELVENAIDAGSSRISIDLEAGGVELVRVSDDGWGIEADDLPLALAAHATSKIREAEDLDRIMTMGFRGEALASIASVARVRITSRTRADVEHRSASVDHQAWTIAGEGGSVTPAAPAAAPPGTTIEVRNLFYNTPARRKFLRTPATEQGRCLEWITNLALAHPAIGFVARCDGKIRLECDAGQSPRQRVLALLGAELEAQLIEVALDHQDDARGLSLWGLIGRPAVARATASHQHIFLNGRTIRDRTIAHAIKEAYRGLIEPGRFPTAVLMLDLPPGAVDVNVHPAKLEVRFRDQSMIHQAVLHALRDALRTADLTPAAGGAALFGARSHQSAALPGPGAALSSDDRASSSPGFALRSAQAFVEHLRAGPMPSPSAIRDALAEDEHRASHPLPAAIACDSSEHRPLSVVRPVERVLAVHNTYLVTQDEAGLVIIDQHALHERVMYERLWQRLGNGPLESQKLLTPIAAPATSRQIEAVERLEALLTRCGIEIQILGPASIGIGAFPTLLFARGVDPVEFMSALLERAQRDEMPVSEEEALHEVLDMMACKAAVKAGDKLADEELRELLAMREDVERSAACPHGRPTTVRVTIDQLEKLFHRR; encoded by the coding sequence ATGGCCCCCCGCATCGCACGCTTGTCGCCGCTGCTCGCCGGACAGATCGCCGCCGGAGAGGTCATCGAGCGCCCCGCAAGCGTCGTCAAGGAACTCGTCGAGAACGCCATCGACGCGGGCAGCAGCCGCATCTCGATCGACCTCGAAGCCGGAGGCGTCGAACTCGTGCGCGTCAGCGACGACGGCTGGGGCATCGAGGCCGATGACCTGCCGCTGGCTCTGGCCGCTCACGCCACCAGCAAGATCCGAGAGGCCGAGGACCTTGACCGCATCATGACCATGGGCTTTCGCGGCGAAGCGCTCGCCTCGATCGCCTCGGTCGCGCGCGTACGCATCACCAGCCGCACCCGCGCCGATGTTGAGCACCGCAGCGCGAGCGTGGACCATCAGGCCTGGACCATCGCCGGCGAGGGCGGCAGCGTGACGCCCGCAGCCCCCGCCGCCGCGCCGCCCGGCACCACCATCGAGGTTCGCAATCTTTTTTATAACACCCCCGCGCGGCGCAAGTTCCTCCGCACGCCCGCCACCGAGCAGGGCCGCTGCCTTGAATGGATCACCAACCTCGCGCTCGCGCACCCGGCGATCGGGTTTGTCGCGCGCTGCGACGGCAAGATCCGCCTCGAGTGCGACGCGGGCCAGTCGCCGCGCCAGCGCGTGCTGGCGCTGCTCGGGGCCGAACTCGAAGCGCAACTCATCGAGGTCGCCCTCGACCATCAGGACGACGCGCGCGGGCTCTCGCTGTGGGGGCTCATCGGCCGGCCCGCTGTGGCCCGCGCGACCGCGAGCCACCAGCACATCTTTCTCAACGGCCGCACCATTCGCGACCGCACCATCGCCCACGCGATCAAGGAAGCGTACCGCGGGCTGATCGAGCCGGGGCGCTTCCCGACCGCCGTGCTCATGCTCGACCTGCCGCCCGGAGCCGTCGATGTCAACGTCCACCCGGCCAAGCTCGAAGTGCGCTTCCGCGATCAGTCCATGATCCATCAGGCGGTGCTGCACGCTTTGCGCGACGCCCTGCGGACCGCCGACCTGACACCCGCCGCGGGCGGCGCAGCGTTGTTCGGCGCGCGCTCGCACCAAAGTGCAGCGCTGCCGGGCCCGGGCGCCGCGCTGTCGAGCGATGATCGAGCATCATCGAGCCCCGGCTTTGCGCTGCGCTCGGCCCAGGCCTTTGTCGAGCACCTGCGCGCCGGGCCCATGCCCAGCCCCAGCGCCATCCGCGACGCGCTGGCCGAAGATGAACACCGCGCAAGCCACCCATTGCCAGCCGCGATCGCGTGCGACAGCAGCGAACATCGCCCGCTGAGCGTGGTCCGCCCCGTCGAGCGCGTGCTGGCCGTCCACAACACGTATCTGGTGACGCAGGATGAGGCCGGGCTTGTCATCATCGACCAGCACGCCCTGCACGAGCGCGTCATGTACGAACGCCTGTGGCAACGCCTCGGCAATGGCCCCCTCGAAAGCCAGAAACTGCTCACGCCAATCGCCGCCCCGGCCACCAGCCGCCAGATCGAGGCCGTCGAACGACTCGAAGCCTTGCTCACCCGCTGCGGCATCGAGATCCAGATCCTCGGCCCGGCGTCGATCGGCATCGGGGCGTTCCCCACGCTGCTCTTTGCGCGCGGCGTCGATCCGGTCGAGTTCATGTCGGCCCTGCTCGAACGCGCCCAGCGCGACGAGATGCCCGTGAGCGAAGAAGAAGCATTGCACGAAGTCCTCGACATGATGGCCTGCAAGGCCGCCGTCAAGGCCGGCGACAAACTCGCCGACGAAGAACTGCGCGAACTGCTCGCGATGCGCGAGGACGTCGAACGCTCGGCCGCCTGCCCGCACGGGCGGCCCACCACCGTGCGCGTCACCATCGACCAGCTCGAAAAACTCTTTCACCGCCGCTAG
- a CDS encoding AMP-binding protein: protein MSVHWPIIRRLAANARKIAVTDDRRDYRGVELLVASMNLADAIETRSATKNVGVMLPTSGAFPIAALATWMLGRTLVPLNYLLRPDELQYVVDDCETDIILTAGPMLEHLGAAPRVKHLVKLEDLALGGLPAPRWPRGGADDDLAVILYTSGTSGKPKGVMLSHGNLSANIRQVFEWVQFSRSDMFLGVLPQFHSFGLTVLTLLPLSAGLRVVYTARFTPTKIVDLFRKHRPTFFVAIPSMYNAMLQVKSAKPEDFASLKYAVSGGEPLPDDVADRFRDRFGVTIAEGYGMTETAPVTNWCRPEEYKPHSVGRALPGIIEQIIDPETGRQLPPGVDGELRIKGPNVMKGYFKLPQETAATFDERGFLRTGDMARFDAEGHLSITGRIKEMLIVGGENVFPREIEEVINQHPCIHASAVIGEVDPIRGEVPLAFVEIAEGATYDERGVLGICREKLAGYKVPRRIEVLDALPRNATGKILRRALKERIADQA, encoded by the coding sequence ATGTCCGTTCATTGGCCCATCATCCGCCGTCTGGCAGCAAACGCCCGCAAGATCGCCGTCACCGACGACCGCCGCGACTATCGGGGTGTCGAGCTGCTTGTGGCGTCGATGAACCTGGCCGATGCGATCGAAACGCGCTCGGCGACGAAAAACGTGGGCGTGATGCTCCCGACGAGCGGCGCGTTCCCTATCGCTGCCCTGGCGACGTGGATGCTCGGGCGCACGCTTGTGCCGCTCAACTATCTGCTGCGGCCCGACGAACTTCAGTACGTGGTGGACGATTGCGAGACGGACATTATCCTCACGGCGGGTCCGATGCTCGAACATCTTGGTGCTGCGCCGCGCGTCAAACACTTGGTCAAACTCGAAGACCTCGCGCTGGGCGGCTTGCCTGCCCCGCGCTGGCCGCGCGGCGGTGCCGACGATGATCTGGCCGTCATCCTCTACACCTCGGGCACCAGCGGCAAGCCCAAGGGCGTCATGCTCAGCCACGGCAATCTCTCGGCCAACATCCGCCAGGTCTTCGAGTGGGTGCAGTTCAGTCGCAGCGACATGTTCCTGGGCGTGCTGCCGCAGTTTCACTCGTTCGGGCTGACGGTGCTGACGCTGCTTCCACTCTCGGCGGGGCTGCGCGTGGTGTACACCGCGCGTTTCACTCCGACGAAGATCGTGGATCTGTTCCGCAAGCATCGCCCGACGTTCTTTGTCGCCATCCCGTCGATGTACAACGCGATGTTGCAGGTCAAGAGTGCAAAGCCCGAAGACTTTGCGTCGCTCAAGTACGCGGTCTCGGGCGGCGAGCCCTTGCCCGATGATGTTGCCGATCGCTTTCGCGATCGTTTCGGCGTGACCATCGCCGAGGGCTACGGCATGACGGAGACCGCGCCGGTGACCAACTGGTGCCGCCCCGAGGAATACAAGCCGCACTCGGTCGGCCGCGCGCTGCCCGGCATCATCGAGCAGATCATCGATCCTGAAACGGGACGCCAGCTCCCGCCGGGAGTCGATGGCGAGCTGCGCATCAAGGGCCCGAACGTCATGAAGGGCTACTTCAAACTTCCGCAGGAGACGGCCGCGACCTTCGACGAGCGCGGGTTCCTGCGCACCGGCGACATGGCACGCTTCGACGCCGAGGGCCATCTCTCGATCACCGGCCGCATCAAGGAAATGCTCATCGTCGGCGGCGAGAATGTCTTTCCGCGCGAGATCGAGGAAGTCATCAACCAGCACCCGTGCATCCACGCCAGCGCCGTCATCGGCGAGGTCGATCCGATCCGCGGCGAGGTGCCGCTCGCGTTCGTCGAGATCGCCGAGGGCGCGACGTATGACGAGCGCGGGGTTCTGGGCATATGCCGCGAGAAACTCGCCGGCTACAAGGTGCCGCGCCGCATCGAAGTGCTCGATGCGCTGCCGCGCAACGCAACGGGCAAGATCCTTCGACGCGCGCTCAAGGAACGTATCGCCGATCAGGCATAG
- a CDS encoding DUF2007 domain-containing protein yields MHESEQQPDVVVAAKVASEIEANLIVAALVEHGIEARAVGGLTSGFRTEAPGKVRVLVRAEDAADAAAVIDAVLVAAAEIDWSQIDVGEMED; encoded by the coding sequence ATGCACGAATCCGAGCAGCAGCCCGATGTGGTGGTAGCGGCCAAGGTGGCCAGCGAGATCGAGGCCAACCTGATCGTTGCGGCGCTGGTCGAGCACGGCATCGAGGCGCGCGCGGTCGGCGGGCTGACATCGGGCTTTCGGACCGAAGCGCCGGGGAAGGTGCGCGTGCTGGTGCGGGCCGAGGACGCGGCCGACGCGGCAGCGGTGATCGACGCGGTGCTCGTGGCCGCGGCCGAGATCGACTGGTCGCAGATCGACGTGGGCGAGATGGAGGACTAG